In Salvia miltiorrhiza cultivar Shanhuang (shh) chromosome 4, IMPLAD_Smil_shh, whole genome shotgun sequence, the DNA window GCACACTTTACTGCTACATCCGTAGCTGCTCTCTTTATAGAAATGGTTGTCAAGTATCATGGATTTCCAGCTTCAACCATCTCCGATCGCGACCCTTTGTTCTTAAGTAAATTCTGGCACAAGCTTTTTCAACTGTCGGGAACTACGTTGCATCATAGTACCGCTTACCACCCGCATACGGACGGTCAGACGGAGGTGGTCAATCGCGGCCTCGAGCAGTACCTCCGTTCGTTCGCTCACCTGAAGCCAACATCTTGGGCGCAATACTTGAGCTGGGCAGAGTTTTCTTACAATATTGTTCCAGCATTCGCATGACCCCATTTCAAGCGCTTTATGAGCGATTCAAGCGCTTTATGGGCGACTGCCACCGACCATTCCGCCTTATGTCCGGGGAGCATCGAAGATTCAAGCTGTCGAGGATCTTCTCTTGGAACGAGATCAATTATTACATCAGCTGAAAATCACTCTTCGCCAAACGCAGGCCCACATAAAGTAGAATAGTGATTGACGCCGTCACGAGCTCGAGTTTAACGTCGGCGACTCTGTCCTGGTGCGTCTACAGCCATACCCGACAAACCTCAGTTTTTGGCCGAGTAGCGCCCAAACTAGCACGCAGGTACTATGGCCCCTTCACCATATCGGAGCAGGTTGGTCCAGTGGCGTATCGCCTCGAATTGCCTCCCACCAGCCGCATCCACCCGGTGTTCCACGTGTCAGCACTCAAGCCCTACAAGGGTGACAACTCAGAAGTTCCCTGTGATCTTCCACCAGAATCGCGCGATTCTCATCCGGTCGCCGTTCCGTTAGCCATCTGCTCCCAACGCCGCGTCTTGAGCAAGGACGTACCGCGTCATCAAGTGTTGGTTCAATGGTTTGGAGAACCTCCTGAGAATGCTACTTGGGAGGATTTGGAAGACTTTCGCAACGCCTATCCTCAATTtcaccttgaggacaaggtgaTTGCAGAAGCGGTGGGGAATGTTACATCCCAAGGCCCAATTGCTGAGCGTGACTTTGCGGCCCAACCAGAGAAGCCCCAAGAAGGGAAGAAGCCCAAACGAGTATCCCAGCAACCCCTTTGGCTGAAGGACTATGTAGTGGGGTAGAGAAAGCTGATTCGGTGATCCCTGTTTGTTAGAAAATCTGATACTGTGTCGCTCAATCCCTAGGTGTCTGTTTCTACTTTTCCCAGAAGGCCGTTGAAAATATATAGGATGTTTCCTTGTTTTCTCTATTATCTTGAATGAATATTGAGATTGTTGTCTCTCCTCCTAAGTTTTCTCTATCTGTATTCTGGAGTTTGTGCTCACTCGAAGAGCTCGTGAGTTTAGCCTTATCACGTGCTGTCGGTCAgattgagaaagagagagtgatCGATgcttgagagagaaaaaaaggagGAAGATTCGAGTTTAGGGTGATGGAGCGCGGGTCGGGCAAACCCGCCTTATACGATGCACGCAATCTTTTGCGTTTTTTATTAGGTGATTGCCTTATATACATAATATCGAGTATATAATTGgacattttttttgtcattttacacATTTCCATAAACTAAGGaaataatcaaattttaattgaatatgtaGTTTCCATAATCATCCTCTGGCAATAATTAAGAAAGGGACAATTCATTCAATCTTATACCTTTCGaatattttatttccttaagTTAAAATAACCTATATTGTATATAAACGTTGATTTTTAGATATCAATATATCATGAATTTTAGATTATATCCttaaaaaaacatttatatagtatttttttttttacaatttaatgtattttttgtatgtaagattatgtatttttgtgtaaaactttatgcatgaaaaacatatatgttttaaaaatcaaaagaaaatcaacaaaaaaaatatttttttttatatctgaAAGTTATATTTCGACTTTACCCTATACAGATTTTATCTTGGTAGGCTTTGGAAGCTCCTTGGCACATGTTACAATCTTGGtgcccacacacacacacacacatatataggaGAGCGTTATAATGAGATCCCCTATATGGggtgagatcttaaattaatttgtgGGTGTTGATTTCATGTATCCTATGATTAGTATTTATCTAGAGGGCAAATTTTTTTACCCCGATCGAATTTTGGAGGGAActgaaattttataatttttttaatatcgatataatatatactccctccgtcccaccgaaagtgaTGCATTTCTTTTGGACACGTGATTTAATGAGCCGAAAGTGAtgcatttcttttgggcacgtgatttaaggagaataagattgtaatgtaaaggtgtgtaaatgtgtgtggggccatattgtttgtagtgtaaaattattaccaaaaaatgaaatggaccactttcggtgggacagccccaaaaggaatacgcaccactttcggtgggacggagggagtactacctCATTAGCAATCTCACTGTAATACATCCTATACGTATATACTCATAAATCACATCAAATCCAACGGGAAGAATCAAATTGCATTCccataaaaaaatgcaaaatatTTCTCAGGAGAATTTGTCTATGGAGGGAGATAAAAAACCTTCGACAAACCCAAGCAATGGTTAACAAATTAGAATTATCTTGTACATACCGTAGTCAACTCATACTCGATAAATACATAACATGAGAAATTATAAAGCTAGAcaagaagaaaattaaaaactaaaacacTCGATGAAAACCAAAAATTGAACCTGAAGATAATCAGGTTATAAGTCTCAATTTCCTACTAAAAATAATTTCTATCAattcttctctctttttttgtGATTCACCAAGAAGTGAAGCCTCTGTTTGTAAGAAGAGAGACATCATTCCGTCACACATTTGTGACCAAAATCAAATGTACCCACTGCTTAAGATAATAGTCACGGCATAAGCTGACAGGTTCTTTCCTGTTTTCtccaataaaaaataaaaaattgttccAAGAGGGAGGTGAGAGTCGTGAGACATAAGGGTTGTTTTCCGTTCAAATGCATCGAAAATAAATGCACGGTACACAGTTTGAGCACGTTCAAGATCCCAGATGACGTTAAGCAGAGCATGACTCTAGTTGGCAGATTTTTCACGCAATGATACACTGTTGATATGTGCTGCAAGATTATCCTGACTAGAATCTGAGGGACTTTTTGAGGTGGAATATTGAATAGGGGGCATCAACCATTTAACCCAATCACTTCTGCGCCTCACTTTATCGCCCTGCAAGGCAAAAGGATAGGGGGAAAACCAGCATTACCAACAAACAAAGATTGTTTAGGTGACAATATATCAATAATAGCAGTCGACCCTCCCAGAATTAGTGACATACTAAAAATGAATGATACTAGGATAAGAAAATAAGATCCAAAAGATTATACAAAGAAAGATTGATCTCACAGACTTAAACCACCTCTAAGAAAATATGATCCATACTAAACTGTATATATAGTATTAGTATGTTAGTTGTAGTAGATAAAACTACACTCAGATAAAGACAAAAGGTCATATATTTTACCTTCACTTCCACTACATTGGAAGCTTGCATGGCATCTAGTATAAGGTGAATATTGTCTGTCATCTGCTCGACCTGTAAAATTGACAAAACATACACCGAAATTTACAGCAAATGCTAAAAACCATCCCATCAGACAAGAATAACAACTGAGAAGCATAAAAAAACACGAGCATAGTAGTGAGCTTATGAATAGCTAGCAAATTCAGACATTGtgaatcaataaaataaaagtgtGATGCAACATAATCCCATAGTTGGTAAGATCTAAGGACACCATAACTTCCAGCATCACAATGAAATTACCATAATCCATTGAAATATAATCGAGAGTTCGAGACTATAAGCCACATAAGTAAAACAGACTTCCTCCACTTTGCCTCCCAAATAAAGTCAGTCTGGAAAAAAGTTCTTCTGTTCTAAAATTCAGCAATTATGGAAGTGAAGCTGCAAAAGAGTACTCTTGTTTAGGGCATACCAGAATTCTAATATATTATTACAAAATACTATCCCAAAGACAGATATTTATAAGTTACCATATTTCTAGGTAGttagttttattttctttaagaATAAATAATCTTAATTTTTAAGAACCAAAAGTATCTTATTCACATTTTTATCTAATCATCCAAAAACCAATTTGTAGAAGAATCAGAGTAAATAGTTAAGGTTTCACATGTGTCACAACTTtttcaataatatattattcacCATGAAGTTTTGCCAGAATTCAAACATCAAATTGAACCCCTTCAATTTCACAAGTAAAAGTTACAGCACTCTACTCTTTCATGATTTCTTctattgcatatatatatatatatatatatatatatatatatatatatatatatatatatatccaaacaTCCTAGTTCATAAACCGCAATAAGATTTCATATCAGGTAGTGAGTACAAATAAGTCGTGTTCTAAAGTAATTTACATATCAATAATAAGTGTTTTCAGCCATATGATAGGACAACCTAAATAAGGCCAAAATTGGCACAgatagctatttagactaagATAAAGCTACCAATTCACCTTTGAATTagatttgtatatatatatggtataaACTGTAGAGCAAGTAAATGCTTTCCTAGTTCAATTAGGACTCTTGTGTATATATAGGTGCTTTCATCGGTAAATGAATATACTGAAAAGTTTCTCCAACATGTTTTCAACCTTTGAATTAACATTTGTTAATTTTGGATCACGATTCAATCCTTTACACCCTAAATTTCATTTATTCTGGCTGTTCATCAGAGACCAGCCATGACAGGGGTCAGGGCTGGCAATAGGTCTAAGGAACAATAGCAATCTCAATAACACAGCCACAGACAtccaccctttaaatccttcatttctttggttgtaaatttatcatgggaaaatgagggataatcaaaatttcaccctttaaatccttcatttcttttccctcatttcctacttgacccttacttattcctcattttcactacaaaggtgagataatattatcacaccatttttggagggataatattatccctcctttataGTGAAAAGgaagaatgagtaagggtcaagtaggaaatgagggaaaagattggaaggatttaaagggtgaaattttgtttatcccttatTTTCCCATGATATTTtgcaaccaaagagaacgcaccccaAGTATATTCACCCCTATTCAATGTCCATAGAAAAAACTCCACAGTCAATATGTATTGCAAATTTATTGCAGGTAAGACACAATATAGGTTAACACCACAAGAGGGGCATAGACTGAAGACTAATAATAATATGGTGTAAGGCACAGTTTCACTAGCTTACTTTCTGGAACCGAGCTATTTCCTTAACAGACACCCATCCTTCACCATCCATCATACTGCGCAAATATGTGTCTGTCACCAGGTTCTCATCACTACAAGGCAATAGTGAGAAAAAGAGATAAGAGGCTCCACTTAGTAGAAACCAAGTAATGAAAGCTAAACACAAGTAACAAATACCTAAAATAATAGTCTATCTGGTTCAAGATCTTGTTAAGTAAGTGAGGATCGGGCATAGGAAACAACATTGGCGAATATGAGACCATAGGCATGGGCCTGGGTGAATCTAGGTGGGGGCCAGGGACGAAGTATACCTGTGGCATCTCTGCAAGATTCATCAAAACATCAGCTGAAATGAAGCAACATGAAAACGAAACACTATCACAATAGCAGCAAACATACCATGGTAAACCATGGGATTTACAAAAGGTCGCGTAAGTACTGGAGGACGAGGGGGAGGTAGAAAAGGTCGATTTGGAGCTGGCCCACGTACAAAGGGCCTAGAACCATCTCTCTTTTGAGATCCAAAGCTTTCCCTGCGATGATGATCACGCCTTCCACCGTGTCTATGATGGTAAGAACCATCAGGTCGAGCTTGTGGCCCACTGTTACCCCTAAAAGGACCATGCTGTGCATGCAGCTCATTACCACCAAATGATCTTCCTCTCTGCCCAGAGACCCAATGTGCTGCTTCTTCCTTATTATATTCCCGAGCAGAAGTAACAGAATTTCCAGCATTCTGCTGTTGTGATTCAGCAAAAGCTCCTAGCATAGACGGAGCCTGAGATAGGCTGCCATTAGCCGCCATTCTGTTGTGGTTCGGACTGTCACCGCCACTCTTCGTAGACCTCTGGCCACCAGGAGCCATGTGAATTTGAGTAGAGATGCTAGTGTCCGGTCCTTTTCTAGGAGACAAAGAGCCTGGTAGTACTCCCTATGAAAGAATTATAGATTCTATAGATAAAATATTTCCcgcaaatgaagaaaaaatcataatattcCAAATTAAACACATAAAGTAACACGTTAATATCTGAATAAAACGAGCATTTTAGGCCACATAAAAGGAACAAGAAAGGCAATATCAGTGTAAACAACAGAAACATAAAATTGAGATAATGAAACCTCTGGTATAATAATTGATCCATTTGATGAAACTAACGGAGATTTGGGGGATCCGCGAGCAGTGTCCGATAGAGCAGGCCAAGCCTCCGCCCCCATCACCGTACCAACCTCCGCAGCCACCGCAGCAGCCCCACTGGAAGGCTTGTTCCAGACCGGCTTCTTCGCCGCGCCACCATTTTCACTGTTTTCGACCTGATCATCCACGCCAGTAGCAGATTCATATGCAACCAAAGAATTAAATGCATCCACTATTTTGCTGTGAGGGATAGTAAGACATGAAGTTACAGACTGTTCCTGATCGACAATTTGATGAGGAGGCGAATGCACGCCACGCGCCGCCGAGGGCCGCCGGGACTGGCGAGAATTATGAGCTTGAACAAGCGTAGAAGGAGACTTCGACGCCGCTGCCATCCAAATCAAAATTTAGGGTTCCTGTACCTTAACTGTCGCCGCTTTTTCGATGCTTTTAGGAAATCAAGCTCCTCAAACAACACAACAGTATGCGAATCCAATTTCTCGAAGGGCTAAAAATCAACAAATTATTCGACCTGACTAATCTATGTCtcagaaaaaaattgaaaaaaaataaaacaaaaattgaatcGAGATGATGATCGTAAACAAATTCCAAAAAATGGGGTTTGGTTTCCGATCGGAAACCAAAATCACAATTGTGAAAATAGAGTATTACTACCTCCCTTCCCCCACCTACGTTTCTGTGTCTTCTACGAGAGAAAATAtaaa includes these proteins:
- the LOC131023817 gene encoding la-related protein 1B-like isoform X2, translating into MGAEAWPALSDTARGSPKSPLVSSNGSIIIPEGVLPGSLSPRKGPDTSISTQIHMAPGGQRSTKSGGDSPNHNRMAANGSLSQAPSMLGAFAESQQQNAGNSVTSAREYNKEEAAHWVSGQRGRSFGGNELHAQHGPFRGNSGPQARPDGSYHHRHGGRRDHHRRESFGSQKRDGSRPFVRGPAPNRPFLPPPRPPVLTRPFVNPMVYHEMPQVYFVPGPHLDSPRPMPMVSYSPMLFPMPDPHLLNKILNQIDYYFSDENLVTDTYLRSMMDGEGWVSVKEIARFQKVEQMTDNIHLILDAMQASNVVEVKGDKVRRRSDWVKWLMPPIQYSTSKSPSDSSQDNLAAHINSVSLREKSAN
- the LOC131023817 gene encoding la-related protein 1C-like isoform X1 encodes the protein MAAASKSPSTLVQAHNSRQSRRPSAARGVHSPPHQIVDQEQSVTSCLTIPHSKIVDAFNSLVAYESATGVDDQVENSENGGAAKKPVWNKPSSGAAAVAAEVGTVMGAEAWPALSDTARGSPKSPLVSSNGSIIIPEGVLPGSLSPRKGPDTSISTQIHMAPGGQRSTKSGGDSPNHNRMAANGSLSQAPSMLGAFAESQQQNAGNSVTSAREYNKEEAAHWVSGQRGRSFGGNELHAQHGPFRGNSGPQARPDGSYHHRHGGRRDHHRRESFGSQKRDGSRPFVRGPAPNRPFLPPPRPPVLTRPFVNPMVYHEMPQVYFVPGPHLDSPRPMPMVSYSPMLFPMPDPHLLNKILNQIDYYFSDENLVTDTYLRSMMDGEGWVSVKEIARFQKVEQMTDNIHLILDAMQASNVVEVKGDKVRRRSDWVKWLMPPIQYSTSKSPSDSSQDNLAAHINSVSLREKSAN